The Rhea pennata isolate bPtePen1 chromosome 7, bPtePen1.pri, whole genome shotgun sequence genome contains a region encoding:
- the LOC134142479 gene encoding dual specificity protein phosphatase 13B-like has product MLHTRDCPEPNNAAGRASYETPALADLQRLLWFRGGSDNHVDQVWPNIYLGDAWAARNKTTLQSLNITHILNAADGPYSINTGAKYYNDLQIEYYGIEAFDDPSFDLSTFFYDAANFIGKALNTSGGKVFVHCAMGISRSASLVLAFLMIHENMTLVDALKTVSSHRDICPNSGFLSQLRDLDIKLNEERKGTRESANKAT; this is encoded by the exons ATGCTTCACACCAGGGACTGCCCTGAGCCGAACAACGCAGCGGGCCGAGCTTCCTACGAGACGCCAGCGCTAGCAGACCTCCAGAGGCTCTTGTGGTTCAGAGGCGGGTCTGATAATCATGTGGACCAAGTCTGGCCAAATATTTACCTGGGAGATGC GTGGGCTGCTAGGAATAAAACTACTCTTCAAAGCCTAAACATTACTCATATCCTTAATGCAGCAGATGGGCCATATAGCATCAATACAGGAGCCAAATATTACAATGACCTACAAATAGAGTACTACGGAATAGAAGCATTTGATGATCCTTCCTTTGATTTAAGTACCTTCTTCTATGATGCTGCCAATTTCATAGGCAAAGCCTTGAACACTTCAGGAG GTAAAGTGTTTGTTCATTGTGCCATGGGGATAAGCCGCTCTGCATCTTTAGTGCTTGCCTTTCTAATGATCCATGAAAATATGACTCTTGTGGATGCTCTGAAAACAGTGAGTTCTCACAGAGACATCTGCCCAAATTCAGGGTTCCTCAGCCAGCTCCGAGACTTGgacattaaattaaatgaagagaggaaaggaacCAGGGAATCTGCTAACAAGGCAACGTAA